Within the Streptomyces sp. R41 genome, the region CTACGGGCGGCAGGTATCGGGCAACGCGGCACTGAACACCGTTGTCATATGCTCTGACCTGCGGAAACGATGCGCAGGTCAGAGCGTTGACAAGATCATTCGGCCGGTGTCCCGGGGTGGCGCAGCAGCCAGCCCGCCCACGCCGACTCGACCATCTCGCGCACGTCGCGCCGCGCGCTCCAGCCCAGTTCCTTCGCGGCCAGCGCGGCCGAGGCGACCGCCCGCGGGGCGTCACCGGGGCGGCGCGGCTCGACGACCGGCTCCCGGGTGTCCCCGCTGACCTCGCCGATGAGCGTGAGGAGTTCGCGGACCGAAACGCCTTCGCCGCGGCCGATGTTCACGGTCAGGTCGCCCGTCGCGCCGTCGGCCAGGCGCCGGGCCGCCGCGAGGTGCGCCTCGGCGAGGTCGGCGACGTGGATGTAGTCACGGACGCAGGTGCCGTCCGGCGTCGGATAGTCGTCCCCGAAGATCCGCGGGGCCTCGTCGCGCGTCAGGCGGTCGAAGACCATCGGGATCACGTTGAACACCCCGGTGTCGGCGAGCTCCGGCGCGGCCGCGCCCGCCACGTTGAAGTAGCGCAGGCACACGGTCGCGATGCCGTGCGCCCGGCCCGCCGCCCGCACCAGCCACTCCCCGGCGAGCTTCGTCTCGCCGTACGGGCTCATCGGGGCGCAGGGGGTGTCCTCCGTGATGAGGTCCACATCGGGGTTGCCGTAGACGGCCGCCGACGAGGAGAAGAGGAACCGCTCGACGCCCGCCCCGGCGGCCGCCTCCAGGAGCGTGGCGAGACCGCCCACGTTCTCCCGGTAGTAGCGCGTCGGCTCGGCGACGGACTCACCGACCTGCTTGCGCGCCGCGAGATGCACCACACCTGTCACCGCGTGCTCCGCGAAGACCCGCTTCAGCAGATCCCCGTCCAGCGACGAGCCCGGCACCAGCGGGATGCTCTCCGGAAGCCGGTTCGGCACCCCTGACGAGAGGTCGTCCAGGGCGACGACGCGCTCCCCGGCCTCCGCCATCGCCCGCGCCACGTGGGCCCCGATGTATCCGGCTCCGCCTGTGATCAGCCATGTCATGGACGCCCACCCTATGCCGGTCGTGCGCGGAGTCCGTCCTGCCCCGCTCAGGGCGGTCCTCCGAGGTCCGCCCTGCCCCGCTCCGGGCGGTGCGCCGGGTGGAGTGCGCCATGCCGAGAATGCGCCGGTCTGGGAGCGCGGTTTGTGGCGCGGGCCCCGGATCCCTGATGATGATCGCGGCGGAGGCCATGCAAAACCGGGTGGATCGGGCCATGAACAGGTGGTGAACGCCCGCTTCCATTCATCCGATAACCTCTGCCGACATGCCGCCCGGCCAAGCCCCGTCGTCGGGCCATCCCACCACGCACTTGACCGGCGCGGACGCGCCGGCACCCAGGGAGTGAGTTCGCTGTCGACCGCCATCCTCACCGGCCAGCCGGTTCCCGGATCGTCGCTTGAGGGCGATCTGCGGTCGCTCGGCTTCGACGTGCGGCTCGCCTCCGACGCCGGCGAGGCCGAGACTCTGCTGGCCGCCGTCCCCGCGGACCAGCGGGTCGCCGTCGTCGACGCCCGCTTCGTGGGCCACACGCACGCGCTGCGCCTCGGCCTCACGGACCCCCGGTTCGCGGCCTCCGCGCTGCCCGGTGCCATATCCGTGCAGCCCGAGGCCCGCCGGGCGCTGACCCGGGCCGTGGCCCGCGAGAGCTCCGCCTCCGGGGGCCTCGCCGTCGCCACGGACCATCTCGCCGAGCGCCTCACGGCTGCCCTCGACGCGGACGGCGTCGCCGTGCACCACCCCGAGCTCGGCACGCTCGTCGCCGCCGTCCCCAGTGACCCGCAGGAGCGCAACGAGGCCCGCCAGGCCGTGTCGGCCGTGGACGACGAGGCCGTACGACTGCGCAGCGCCGTGAAGGCCCGCGACGGCTTCTTCACCACCTACTGCATCAGCCCGTACTCGCGCTACATCGCCCGCTGGTGCGCGCGCCGCGGTCTCACCCCGAACCAGGTGACGACCGCCTCACTCCTCACCGCGCTCATCGCCGCGGGCTGCGCCGCCACCGGCACCCGCGTCGGCTTCGTCGGGGCGGGCCTCCTGCTCCTGTTCTCCTTCGTCCTGGACTGCACGGACGGCCAGCTCGCCCGCTACTCCCTGCAGTACTCGACACTCGGCGCCTGGCTCGACGCGACCTTCGACCGCGCCAAGGAGTACGCCTACTACGCGGGCCTCGCCCTCGGAGCGGCCCGCGGCGGCGACGACGTATGGGCGCTCGCCCTCGGCGCGATGATCCTGCAGACCTGCCGGCACGTCGTCGACTTCTCCTTCAACGAGGCGAACCACGACGCCACCGCCAACACCAGCCCCACCGCGGCTCTCTCGGACAAGCTCGACAGCGTCGGCTGGACGGTCTGGGTGCGCCGGATGATAGTGCTGCCCATCGGCGAGCGCTGGGCGATGATCGCCGTGCTGACGGCGCTGACCACCCCCCGCATCACCTTCTACGCGCTGCTCATCGGCTGCGCCTTCGCGGCGACGTACACGACGGCGGGGCGCGTACTGCGCTCGCTGACCCGCAAGGCACGGCGCACCGATCGCGCCGCCACCGCCCTCGCCGACCTCGCCGACTCCGGCCCGCTCGCCGAGTTCCTGACGCGCTTCACGCGCGGCGTGCTGAGCCGCGGTCCGGCGTACGTGGCCTTCGTCGCCGGAGCCCTCGTGGTGCTCGGCGCGGCGCTCGCCCCGTACGGCAGCTGGTGGCCCGTTCTGGGCGCCGTGATCTACGTACTTCTGTCCCCCGTGGCCCTCGCGCGGCCCCTCAAGGGCGCCCTCGACTGGCTCGTCCCGCCGTTCTTCCGCGCCGCCGAATACCTCACCGTTCTGGTACTGGCCGCCAAAGCCGACGTGAACGGAGCGCTTCCTGCGGCTTTCGGTCTGGTGGCCGCGGTCGCCTACCATCACTACGACACGGTGTACCGCATCCGCGGCAACGCCGGAGCCCCCCCGCACTGGCTGGTGCGGGCGATCGGCGGGCACGAAGGCAGGACGCTGCTGGTCACCGTCCTGGCCGCGCTGCTCACCGCCGCACAGTTCAAGGTCGCGCTCACGGTGCTCGCCGTGGCCGTCGCCCTGCTGGTGCTCATCGAGAGCATCCGCTTCTGGGTGTCCTCCGGGGCGCCCGCCGTACACGATGAAGGAGAACCCGCATGATCGGCCTCGTGCTGGCGGCCGGCGCCGGACGGCGTCTGCGCCCCTACACCGACAGCCTCCCCAAGGCTCTCGTACCGGTTGGTCCTGCGGGCATAGAGGACAGCATCACGGTCCTGGACCTCACCCTCGGCAACTTCGCCGAGATCGGTCTGACCGAGGTCGGCATCATCGTCGGCTACCGCAAGGAAGCCGTGTACGAGCGGCAGGCGGCCCTCGAGGAGAAGTACGGCCTCAAGCTCACCCTCATCGATAACGACAAGGCCGAGGAGTGGAACAACGCCTACTCCCTGTGGTGCGGCCGTGACGCCCTCAAGGACGGTGTGATCCTCGCCAACGGCGACACCGTGCACCCGGTCTCCGTCGAGCAGACGCTGCTCGCCGCCCGCGGCGACGGCAAGCGGATCATCCTCGCCCTCGACACGGTGAAGAAGCTCGCCGACGAGGAGATGAAGGTCGTCGTGGACCCCGACAAGGGCGTCCAGAAGATCACCAAGCTCATGGAGCCGTCCGAGGCCTCCGGCGAGTACATCGGTGTCACCCTCATCGAGGGCGAGGCCGCCGCCGAGCTGGCCGACGCCCTGAAGACGGTGTGGGAGACGGACCCGCAGCAGTTCTACGAGCACGGCTACCAGGAGCTCGTCAACCGCGGCTTCAAGATCGATGTCGCGCCGATCGGTGACGTCAAGTGGGTCGAGATCGACAACCACGACGACCTCGCCAAGGGACGTGAGATCGCGTGCCAGTACTGACGAGGCTCATCCCCTCGCCGGTCGTCGTCGACATCCGTCCGGGTGCCCTGGACGACCTGGCGAGTGTGCTCTCCGACCAGCGGATCTCGCACTCGGGCAAGCTCGCCGTCGCGGTCAGCAACGGCTCCGGCGCCAAGCTGCGCGAGCGGATCGCCCCGGCCCTGCCCGGCGCCACCTGGTACGAGGTCGGCGGCGGCACCCTCGACGACGCGATCCGGCTGGCCGGTGCCATCAAGTCCGGGCACTACGACGCGGTCGTGGGCCTGGGCGGCGGCAAGATCATCGACTGCGCGAAGTTCGCCGCGGCTCGTGTCGGCCTCCCGCTGGTCGCGGTGCCCACGAACCTCGCCCACGACGGCCTGTGCTCGCCCGTCGCGACCCTCGACAACGACGCGGGCCGCGGCTCGTACGGTGTGCCGAACCCGATCGCGGTCGTCATCGACCTCGATGTGATCCGCGAGGCCCCGGTGCGGTTCGTGCGCTCCGGCATCGGCGACGCCGTCTCCAACATCTCCGCGATCGCGGACTGGGAGCTGGCGAACCGCGTCAACGGCGAGAAGATCGACGGTCTCGCCGCGGCGATGGCCCGTCAGGCGGGCGAGGCGGTGCTGCGGCACCCGGGCGGGATCGGGGACAACGACTTCCTCCAGGTGCTGGCCGAGGCGCTCGTCCTCACCGGTGTGGCGATGTCGATCTCCGGCGACTCGCGCCCCGCGTCCGGCGCCTGCCACGAGATCAACCACGCCTTCGACCTCCTCTTCCCCAAGCGCGCGGCGAGCCAC harbors:
- the galE gene encoding UDP-glucose 4-epimerase GalE; amino-acid sequence: MTWLITGGAGYIGAHVARAMAEAGERVVALDDLSSGVPNRLPESIPLVPGSSLDGDLLKRVFAEHAVTGVVHLAARKQVGESVAEPTRYYRENVGGLATLLEAAAGAGVERFLFSSSAAVYGNPDVDLITEDTPCAPMSPYGETKLAGEWLVRAAGRAHGIATVCLRYFNVAGAAAPELADTGVFNVIPMVFDRLTRDEAPRIFGDDYPTPDGTCVRDYIHVADLAEAHLAAARRLADGATGDLTVNIGRGEGVSVRELLTLIGEVSGDTREPVVEPRRPGDAPRAVASAALAAKELGWSARRDVREMVESAWAGWLLRHPGTPAE
- a CDS encoding DUF5941 domain-containing protein is translated as MSTAILTGQPVPGSSLEGDLRSLGFDVRLASDAGEAETLLAAVPADQRVAVVDARFVGHTHALRLGLTDPRFAASALPGAISVQPEARRALTRAVARESSASGGLAVATDHLAERLTAALDADGVAVHHPELGTLVAAVPSDPQERNEARQAVSAVDDEAVRLRSAVKARDGFFTTYCISPYSRYIARWCARRGLTPNQVTTASLLTALIAAGCAATGTRVGFVGAGLLLLFSFVLDCTDGQLARYSLQYSTLGAWLDATFDRAKEYAYYAGLALGAARGGDDVWALALGAMILQTCRHVVDFSFNEANHDATANTSPTAALSDKLDSVGWTVWVRRMIVLPIGERWAMIAVLTALTTPRITFYALLIGCAFAATYTTAGRVLRSLTRKARRTDRAATALADLADSGPLAEFLTRFTRGVLSRGPAYVAFVAGALVVLGAALAPYGSWWPVLGAVIYVLLSPVALARPLKGALDWLVPPFFRAAEYLTVLVLAAKADVNGALPAAFGLVAAVAYHHYDTVYRIRGNAGAPPHWLVRAIGGHEGRTLLVTVLAALLTAAQFKVALTVLAVAVALLVLIESIRFWVSSGAPAVHDEGEPA
- a CDS encoding sugar phosphate nucleotidyltransferase, which produces MIGLVLAAGAGRRLRPYTDSLPKALVPVGPAGIEDSITVLDLTLGNFAEIGLTEVGIIVGYRKEAVYERQAALEEKYGLKLTLIDNDKAEEWNNAYSLWCGRDALKDGVILANGDTVHPVSVEQTLLAARGDGKRIILALDTVKKLADEEMKVVVDPDKGVQKITKLMEPSEASGEYIGVTLIEGEAAAELADALKTVWETDPQQFYEHGYQELVNRGFKIDVAPIGDVKWVEIDNHDDLAKGREIACQY
- a CDS encoding iron-containing alcohol dehydrogenase family protein, with product MPVLTRLIPSPVVVDIRPGALDDLASVLSDQRISHSGKLAVAVSNGSGAKLRERIAPALPGATWYEVGGGTLDDAIRLAGAIKSGHYDAVVGLGGGKIIDCAKFAAARVGLPLVAVPTNLAHDGLCSPVATLDNDAGRGSYGVPNPIAVVIDLDVIREAPVRFVRSGIGDAVSNISAIADWELANRVNGEKIDGLAAAMARQAGEAVLRHPGGIGDNDFLQVLAEALVLTGVAMSISGDSRPASGACHEINHAFDLLFPKRAASHGEQCGLGATFAMYLRGAHEESAYMAEVLHRHGLPVLPEEIGFTVDEFVQVVEFAPQTRPGRYTILEHLDLKTDQIKDIYSDYAKAIGS